The nucleotide sequence CTCCACATTGGTCTCGTCCTCATCGTCGTCATCGATGCTGATAGGGTAGTCTTATTCTATTTCTTCGGCATCATCCCAGTACCGTGATAGGGTAGTCTTATGCTATTTCTCCGCAGAGCGCACAGGCCCAAACTCTGCAGCGACGTATTTGCGAAGGCCATTCATTATTTCAAGTGCCAGAAACCAAAATGTAGTGCCCTCAAATCAGAAAACTAATGAGAAAATAgttcaaaaagaaaagaggCAGTTCAAAGATCATAATTGAAGTACAGATACGGGTACATTTTTGTTTTCGTAAAAAATGCACCCGTATCTGGTACTTGGCCAAGCATTTTTGGTCCTTGGTCTCATCCCTTGCTGTTGGGATAATACTGGAAATTGCTCTCCGTTCATATATAGGAGTTATGCCGAGGATGTCCAAGGGAATTTGCGGCATACTTGAACTACTGAGGTCTGTAAGGTTTGATGAAAAACCAGATTGCGCTCATCTGAGGAAGCTCTCTCGCTGCCTTTTCGATCGAAAAGGTTGAAAACTTTGTACTTGTTATGTTTTTCATGCATGTACTGTTCTTATAGCAGTGCCATGCAGTCAACCATGTCAGCTTATATGCTTGTTTTCTTCAGGCTGTGGGCGTGATTTTAAGTATGATTGGGTTCTTGGACATACCCGCTTGTTACATAGCCTGAAAACGCTTGCAGGTGGTGATGAAGGCCGCTCGTTACATAGCCTGAGAACGGTCGCGGGTGTTGAGGAACGCCGCTTCTTACAGAGCCAGAGAACGGTTGCAGGTGGGGAGGAAGGTGTGTCGGTTGAAGATCTCCGAACCTTGCTCCGAAGTTACCCAAGCtagtaattaatttaggatGATAATTACTCGCCTCAAATAGGCTTATTATACTAACAATCTACATATGGTTGAATAAACTCTACATACTTAATACATCccacatttattttttcaatgaaaaattatcttaatacaccccacatacttTCCCAAAAACCCTCACACCTCACATTCTCAATATACaccttacattttctacatccatctcatattttctatacaccccacatttctcaaatcttataaagcttttaatttggacaaaaaatgctgactggaattttgacaaaaaatgccGCCTAAGATTGAAAGCATATGTGGGTTGTTTTCAATTGCACCATTAAAACCCATGTcgtatgtttttaatatttggaaGTAATTTTAGATGTTTAATTCTTTATGTAATCCCTGTAATCCCTAAAAGATAAATACGAACTTAGAAGCTTGAATAACGCAGCAAaagcaagattaaataattatcgatgtcatcaaaatcactaaaacaataaagaatatgaagtcttacctcatgtgaagcttctGAAACATCTATTTCGTGTTtcattcgtcaaaaataatttttctcatgAAGGACTGTTGAATAATGACAATATAAAATGCTGATATAGAAATAAGTCGATGGACTTCaatcaaaagtttaaaagaCACAAAGTTTCGATCAAGGAAATGTCGTCACCAGGAATTGGAACCTAATTTTTACTAGTATCATCTACCGAATGATGCCTCTTTACAGAAGTACAAAATTACAACTCAGCATTTCGAGGGTGCTCCCATTACATGAAACGAATAGACAGAAGAACGACGTTGCCAGGGAAACTAAGATGTCGCAACAAGTGAGCTCACAGATCATGGCTAAGAAAACCAAGCACATCGCAATTAGTGAGCTCCCGGATCATGAAATAACTGATACTGCTACCTTTCTGCGATGCTGGATCGTAATCTATTCATGATCTCATAATCTCGCAAGCACATAATCTTACGGTTACATAATAGCGAAATCTCTCCAGCCGCTGTTCAAACTTTCACTAAGCTGACTCCACCGAGATACTCTTTGTGGTGGACATCAAGCAGCAGGCAAAAGAACAGAATTTGGAAATGATAGAGATCCATTGTTAGGAGCACCCTGAATATTGAGAATCGTCGTGACCAAATTGTATATGTGGACATTTTCAAAACTAGGAACCTTGCGACCTCTTGCAAACTGAGGACCATGCCCAACGAATATGGTCCTCATGGAAAAAACAGCATTGTCATAACCATGTGATCCTCCACACTCTCTCCGCTTCGTCCTCTTTTGCTCTACCTTAAATCCCTCTCCAACCAACCCTACTATAGGTGTAATTCGATCACTCGCTGCATAATGGAGCCGACTAGGAAGCTCCTCCTTAAGATACACTCTCAAATTCTTCCCATTCTCAACCTTGCCCGATTTCAACCCTTCATTCATCTTCTCAACAACATTAGCAGAATCAACTCCCGAAGGCGGACGAATGGAAAGCAATGGAGTATGTGACTGGACCCAATCATCAGGAATTTCAATCCAAGGGGCCAAATCACTTAAAAAAATTAGCTTTTTATCACATGTACCAACCATCCCATGATCACCTACCATAATTATAGTTACATCCTCGAAAACCCCTCTTTTCTCTAAACCTTCAATCAACCTCCCAATCATTTTATCAATTCTAGCAACAGCTTCAGTAATCTCCGGATCATCAGACCCGACATGGTGACCCTGATGATCCGGATCCTCGAAATACAGAGTCATAAACACAGGAATTTCACTACTAGGCAGATCAAAGTAATTCAAAACGGCATCAACCCGTTGTTCGAAAGGAACAGAGCTATTATACTGCATACAAAGCTTATCAGGGCAAGTCCAAGAACCTTTATTTACCTCAGCACCAGGCCAGAAGTAAGTGGCAGCCTTCAAACCGTGATTGACCACCGTCTCCCACAGCGGCTCGCCGAGCCACCACTTGGGTTCGTGGCTTCCCATGTAGAAGGACTCCCCTGTGTGCGGGTCCACAAAGTGATTGTTGACAATGCCATGGTAAGCAGGGTAAAGACCTGTGACAATCGAGTAATGGTTAGGAAATGTTAGAGTTGGAAACACCGGAATCAGACCCTCTTCCGCCTCCGTCCCATTGGCGATGAGGCGGCGGATATTCGGCGTCGGGGCCTTGAATTGGTATCCGAATCGAAACCCGTCTGAGGAAACCAACAGAACCACCGGATGATCGAGCTTTCTCAAAGGTCGAGCCTTGGATTCCACTGACGAGGAGTCGGAAACGGGGGCGGATTTTGGTGAgttggagaagaagaggaaggcaAATGCAGCGGCGGCGGAGAGAGCAATGCAGGTGGtgaggaggagagagatgaATATAACAGTGGTGCTGTGTTTGTGAGAAGGGGAAGACGATGGGATCGGAGAGGCGGATGAGTCGGTGTTGAAAGAGAGCAGCGCCTCCGATTGGTCCGGCGAGTCCTCGTCGTGGGTGGGGATCGGAGTGGCTTTCATGGGTGGCAAATCCGAACCCATCTGAAGAAACCAGGTGATTGATTCTGGTTTTTTCTTCGATGGGTCGGAGAACTGAAGAATTTGGGAGGTGGGTATTGGTGGTGAGgcgtttagagagagaaagtgggggGTTGGAGTGAGAAGCAAGGATTAAAGGTCGAGTCTTTGGGTGGAGCTGCAGACGCTGGTTTGGTGGAGGTGAGCTTTCACAGCTTttggagaagaagacttgtcaATGGCTGTTGGTGGACTTGAATTGAGCTGGAAGGAAGGTTTTCTACGACACCGagtttgatgtcaaatttggcGCATCGCATTTGGATTGGATATTCCAAGACAaacggtaaaaaaaaacatacgGAAAGGGAAATATTTATACGCAAACGTCATGTCGTTTTCTGCATCTCCTTCCTTTCCTGTTCGTTCCaggaaaatcaacaaaacaacaaTGGCGGAGCAGAACGACGCCGTCGCAACCCTTCTGAAAACATAGTAAGCAAGTAATAAAGGCGCGTGCTTGCAGCTACTGAGAGAGTGTTTGATCGAGCGGAGACAGAGATGGCGTACTTGAGCATGGGAGAAGCTCACAGAAGAATCACCGACTACCTCAACCGCTTCTCCGACGCCGTTTCCACCCAGGACGGAGCTTCCCTCAAgcacctcctctctctctcctccaacAGCCCCGCCCTCCTCTCCCTCGCCGACGCCCTCAACGTCTTCCAGGTAATACATTTACTCCaatgtgtgtatttatatacgtatttgtatttgtttcaattggggaatttagggttttgattggTGCTGTTTCTGGGTGTGTGACAGGACTTCAATAGATTGATCAAACAGTCCGATAACGACTCGCAATTTGGAGAAATTCTGGTTCATCTGTTCCGGGCTTTTCAGAGTTACCGAATTGGGAATTTCATTGATTCCTACCAAGCATTTGAAAAATCCGCAAAGTATTGatctttttgtttaattatctATTTTTGTTTAAGTCTGTTCTGTGTGTGtataattttgtgtttggtggtggtttttgaaCTAATGTTGGTGTGCAGTGCTTTTATTCAGGAGTTTGGAACTGGGACACGGCGTGGGCTTTGCCAGCATTGTATGCCATTGCTTATGAGATTAGGGTTCTAGCTGAGAGGGTGAGACCCACAATTTCCTTTCTTTTGAATAAAAAGATATGTGCCTTATTTCGTAATTGGTTGTTGATGTCTTGGGAAGACAAATTTAGCAAGACTGTTATGTGTGGCTTTGTAGGCTTGATAAGGAGTTAGCTTCGAATGGAAAGTCTCCCGAGAAGTTGAAGGGAGCTGGCTCTTTCCTGATGAAAGTCTTTGGGGTTCTTGCAGTAAGATTCTTTCTTTTAAAATTCTATTAATTTCGCTGATCTTGCTAAACTCTGTTCTGTATTATGTTCTCTTTGCAATAAAAGTTTGTTGCTTTACTCAAACTTGTATAAAACAAGATTTGACAGTTTCTTGGGTGTTTATGAACAATACTTTGAATCTCTAGTGCTAACTCTTTCATTGGTGTATCCACGTAGGGAAAAGGCCCGAAACGTGTTGGAGCATTGTACGTTACTTGCCAGTTGTTTAAAGTTTACTTTAAGGTAATACTTAATGCACACTTATGAGTTTGCCAATGCTTTTCTGAATTAGCTATTAGGCCTCTTCTGAATGCTGGATAAAAATGCCTGAGCTGCATTATGATGAATTATCTTTATTACTTTACAGCTTGGTACAGTTCACCTTTGCCGCAGTGTCATAAGGAGCATTGAAACTGCACGAATATTTGATTTTGAGGAATTCCCTAAGAGGGATAAGGTCAGAATCGCCGTTGTTTGGGCAGAtgctattttcttttcttgtacaCCCTCACCTTTTCAATGGGTTCTCTATCAACTAGTTTTTTTGGTTTATTCTCGCTGTTGTTCTGTGAAATGCAGGTGGCCTACATGTATTATACAGGTCGTCTAGAAGTTTTCAATGAAAATTTCCCTGCTGTAAGTATCCTAATTTCCATGATGTTAATGATGCACAAGCTTCTTGTTTGCTAAGCTATTTAAGTGGTGTTATGGTTTTGGTTCGGGGGGTCACCATCTGGAGTCTTGAATTCTACAAATTAGACATTGGATAGAGAAGTGAGCAGCTCCACCCCTTGCCTTACAATCACTTGAAATAAAGAAATTTCTCCCAACTAGTAACATGGAAGTCTCAGAAGATGCGTGCTCGAATTAAAGATTTGATCTCAGTGGATAATTTGCCCGATTTCACTTATTTCTATGCATGAAAAAGGCTCAACTGAAATCTGAGTTTCCATCAGGCGTGTGCTATTCACTAAATCTACTTTTGGTACCTTGCAGGCTGATCATAAATTATCTTATGCCTTGAAGCAATGCAACCCTCAGCGTGAAGCAAATATAAGGTTAGGTTCATGTGTGCTTGTTGCATATATGTTGTATCTGCATGATAGACTTTAAGGAGGCATCTTTGTAGACAAAAATGTTGTTGTTGTGCCTATATATTCTTCAGCTTGAATCGTCTTTTTATTTGTATGATGTTGAACATCTTGCAATAGGAAGTCAAACATTAGATTTATTAGGTGGTGTACCATCTTTTATTGTCCGtctcattttcttctctttttgtaTTTGCGTAGGATGATACTGAAGTATTTGATACCTGTGAAGCTTTCGCTAGGCATCTTACCAAATGATTGGCTTCTGGAAAAGTATAACCTCATTGAGGTATGTTGGAATTGTTATTTCTTTAACTGCAAGAGATCTTATTTAAGCTTGATGATGGGAAATAAGATATTCTGGTATCCCCCGGTTGTGTTGGTTATATGCTACATAAATGTATTTATTAGTGTCTCAATGAAGATGAATGTTGACTTTAGCTTACCCTCCCTCCACTTTCCATAGTTGTGTCTAAATCCTAGTTTACAACTTGCCTCCGCAGTATAGGAATATTGTACAAGCTCTAAAAAGAGGCGATCTTCGACTTCTCCTGCATGCTCTTGAAGAGCACTAAGATCGGTAtgcttatcttttattttgaaaatcttgGGATTGATACAACCGATTTCTGAAGTTGGAACTTATGTCTTCAAAATGAAACAGGTTCTTGAGATCAGGTGTATATCTTGTCCTAGAGAAGCTAGAACTCCAAGTCCACCAAAGGTTAATAAGGAAAATGTAAGTTCTCATTCCACTTTGTAAAATTGACGGTAAAATTCCTCTGAAGAGTTCATGACGTCCACGTGCTCATTGTGCAGTTACTTCATTCAAAAGCAAAAGGACCCGGTTAAAGCTCATCAGCTGAAATTAGAAGTAATTGTTAAATCTTTGAAATGGCTTGAGATAGCCATGGATGTCGATGAGGTACTTGTTCTCTCcgcctctctctctatctctctggTAGCTAATCTTGGTTTGTCCGTCTCCTTCGCTCTAATCAAGTCTCTGGTGTTATTTGGAGGTGGAGTGCATAGTGGCCATATTAATATACAAAAATCTTGTAAAGGGTTACTTTGCTCACGAGAGCAAAGTTGTGGTTTTGAGCAAGCAAGATCCTTTCCCTAAATTAAATGGGAAGCCCGTCAACTCATAGAGAAGATCGATACAAGTAGGCAGGTGATGAAAAATACACTACTAAGATGAGATATGCCGGCAAGTTCATCGTCATTGGAAACCATTTTTGTCGGCCTCGTGAAGAAATCATGTCTACTTCACTAGTCATGCTCGCTATCTCGTCAAACTGAACATTTTTTACACATGTTTGACATAGTTTTTGTATCCTCTGTTCCTTATGGTTTCCATTTTCTTACACATTTTTTACCAACGATTGCTGACAAATAAATACGGTAAAATCCCAAGAGATGCATAACGTAAATTAACTCAGCGGATGAATATATTAAAAAGGAATCAACAAAAACACCTGGTTAAAAAGGGGAAGGAAAACCGAAAACAACTGTCGCTTCAAATATGTAATTGCTTCGGTTCATAAGCCATCCCACCATTGGAATACGATCTGATGAAAGAAACTGACAAACTTCGAGTTTCAAGGAACATTAGAGATCAGAGGGAAGGGTGATCTGTATGTTTGAAGGCATCAGAATATTATAACCATCAGCCGCAGTTGAAACGAGCATGCCAGGAATCTGAGTATGCCAATGAAGTTCTTTCAATTCCTTTCCCTGTTCACCATAATTTACCACGAGTTCAATGACTGAAAAACTCGGGGGCTCTTGGAGTAGAACAGTCGGTCGGAAATGTTTACCTGATGAACAAATGTTTACCTTATCACATCACATCAGAAACCAAACTTATCTAGGCTTCTTTATAATCTTTAccaaggacaaggattgtctatCCTCCTATTTTTTGTGCTTTCCCGTGCCTTCTTATTTTGTGTGGTTACGGTTAAgttatgtcaacattttatattatttttttatagagataataagataaaaatgaatagtaatataaaatattgacgtgacttaaccgtaaccacaCAAACAAGAGAGCATCGAAAGTGGAAGggtagacaatccttgtcccttTACCAATGCATGCATCCTGATCCCTACCATTATCTCTTTTTAACTGATCACATATGACCAAACAATGATGGCTTTATCCCATCATCATGTGATCCATGGTCAAGAGATCACCACGTTGCTAAcggaaaaaaaatttccttgtgACCGGAATAcaaatggtacatcacgtgtttttatacaagtggtgggcaattgtattttttaagttattaactttttaacacacatatcccaccatttatataatgacacgtgatgtaccatctcgTATTCccatcacactgaaaaatctctcatgctAATGGACTCTTTCCAATGTGTCCATAGGCTGAAGCCTATTCTTTTGTTCAGATGTCACCTAATCACATCACCATCTCATAATTTCACCTTTATCCCATGCATGGATTAATTTCACGAAATTAATCCAGTAATAACTGTATTAACGCGTGAATCTGCCAACACCAATATACCAAGTATTCCCAATTAATTCTGAACTGTAGTTTGCATCACGTTTATCTTGTACAAGATAattcattacttatcataaaaCAACCAGCTGGATATAGCTAATATTAGGCTTAGATAATCTAAtatatattaaaagaaaatattatgattaaaaccacaatattatccctcaataataataattgaaaatcatcCCAACCACTTTATCATCCAACGGTCTAAAACTCTACTCATCCAACAATCTCGATTACTCGAGTCAATAGTGTAAAATCGGATCTAAACATTACCCCTAATTTCCTTGAGCTTCCGAATCATGATGTTCTTTGGCAATAACATGTTTGTTCTACCAACACTGTGGTCTTCCTCGGCTGCCACAATTCTATACAAGACCTGACAACTTTGCCAGAAAAACCTTGTAATTACTTTGAACATCCAACTCATACGgtccaaagactcaaaacttgCAAATGGGGCCGAGAAATACTGGGGCGAGAAGAACTTGACTCTTGGTAGCTCGGTAGTCACCCATCATGAATGTTGTGTTCACTTTTTATGAAACAATCACATGTGGATAGCCCGGCCAAGTTTGGCCTATCATTCAGCCATCCACTCCTCaacattattaaattattatagtGGCATCATGATGTGACATTGCTATATATATAACCAAGGccacaaaaaatcaaatcttgtCTTGTTGGCCTACACTTGGAATGATGTTGTTGGCATGCACATTTCTATcacatttttattcttttcggTACACAACTCGGCAGACTGCCCGCCGAGCCAGTGTGAAATTACTATAAATATATAGACTCTGAAAAATATCTCCGCTTCATTCGGTCGTCTCAAATGGAATCACAGTTAGCACCACCATTTTACTAATAACAAGCATGGTCTTCGTGGTGAAGTGATCAATTTCTCCATCGAATATGAATTTAGCCTAGTACTCGACTCGAAGAGAGCTCCCACGATGGGTGGTCTTCAGCAAACATCTTTCCTCGGCTCGGCTAATGCATtaaaaaacaacattttaagCCGAGCACACCATCTTTTGGGTTGTCACATCATTTTTTTGCCCCCTTTATTTTCTTATGCATTGGCACGCACGGCCGaatgattaagaaaataatttgctTTCATCGACACCGCCACATGAACTGACACCATTAAACTCGGCAAATGCTGCATGATTTCTGTCCAAACACCAAAACTCTACAAAATATGTAGTCTCGGCAAGACTAAAATATTAATCGCCGAGCATACATTTTGCACCCTTATTTTTATGCATTGGCCTGAAGGGGCgaatggttaaaaaaaatttttttttaagaaaatgaaaatggcCGAACCATAATCAGGAGGAAGCCAACGATGCTTTATTCCAAGCTGAGATctttttatatcaaaattttcaaattgatttcgctCTAGGCTGAATAAagaattttctccaaatatttcTGACTTGgtgaaatatttttcattttcgggCATCGAGTgtgttgaacaattattatATCCCTAGACATaataatttcacaaatttcGGCTTTTAACTAGAACAACTTAGCCGAACGAGATTTCTCTATATTGGCTTTATCGTCAATAATCATATCAATTGGCGTAGTTTCGACGTCTAAGACCATGTCTTGGCCATGTCCATCATTAGAACGCTCATCTAACGTATCCTTTTCTGAATCGACTTTTGGCTCAGAAACTTGAACTCTTTCATCTAGGCCTACCACACTTTCAGTCTCGATCGAGACAACAGGTGGCCTAGGTGTTTCTTCAACTGTCTTGGCAATTTCTTGAGGTCGAATTTTGATTGTGGCCGGAGCGAAAAATTGCCCCCTGGTCTTGTGATCTAACCATTCTTCAAATGGAATTGATTTGAACTTAGGACAAAAAGCGTTTTCTTATCGAGCCACCCATAAAATCGAGCTCTATCTTCGTTTAACCATTGATCTTGTATGAACCTTCACGTTTATCATTTGAGAGAaatattttttcctttcttcataTGCTTCAAGGGTCCGGTCAAAGAGTCTTTGCTTCTCGACACTTTACTTAAATAGGCGCTGAATCTCATCCTGATTAAGATCTTGATATATTATGTGAACTTTGTAGTTTTAGCACTCGGTTCCACTgggtgtgccaaaatgttgaccttaaaaattaTCAAGCCTACGTGGCCGGCAAGCAGattaattaataagctaactacatcaTTCGGTTATGtgtggggcgtgccaactcgacGACCAAGCTCGGCCGTTGAGTAAAATATGTGGATATGGCGTTGAGCgcactgctgacttcttgatcttgcgattacAGCTAAGGAAGGAACATATCTCGGCCTTcgagttctagagcctgaagacaaggctgctagttctgtgaagttcaatattaaattcggctttcaatgtgctgaatatagtaacttgtaacacctcacttcgccgagaaggctaatgagatgacctctaccaataaggattcgaaaatccttctcgaccgagacttggatagataaccagtcgacctcgacgcagtgctgcttatccaaactgaaagtgcttcgcggtcggctgattctatggctccaatgctgtttatccaaactaaagatgttgtctgttgccttcacagtgttgtttatccatactaaagatgtgttgacagaaaaagaaaataaaaatctcaaggttgttgagaggtttcacgtagagcgagagtttgtgcagggcagtttgtgtgttgaattggaaagGGTCACATGTTACCTGCGACTCTGTATTTATAGGCAAATGTTGTGTGGCGTGGCCAAATAATTTTGTATAGTCCAAATGCAATTCTAATTCACGGAATTGAACTTGATCCCCATCAGAAGCCAAGCCATATCCTTCAAATTGATCTGTGGGATTTATTCCTTGACTTTTCAAACCTAATAACAATTAGGCTTATCACATCACATCAGAAACCAAACATATCTAAGTTTCTTCTTAATCTTTACCAACGCATGCATCCTGATCTCCACCATTATCTCTTTTTAATTGACCACATCTGACCAAACAATGATTGCTTTATCCCATCATCATGCGATCCATGATCAAGAGATCACCACGTCACTATCCTTGTGCTAATGGACTCTTTCCAATGCGTCCATAGGCTGAAGCTTATTTATTTGTTCAAATGTCATCCTAATCACATCACCATCTCATAATTTCACCTTTATCCCATGCATGGATTAATTGCACGAAATTAATCCAGTAGTAACTGTATTGCTGTGTGAATTTGCCAACACCAATATGCCGAATATCCccaattaattttgaattataGTTTGCATCACGTTTATCTTGTACAAGATAattcattacttatcataaaaCAACCAGCTGGATATAACTAATATTAAGCTTAGATAATCTAAtatatattaagagataatattatgattaaaaccacaatattattcctcaataataattgaaaatcatcTCAACCACTTTGTCATCCAACGGTCTAAAACTCTACTCATCCAACGACCTCGATTACTTGGGCCGTTAATGTAAAATCGAATCCAAATAGAGAGATAAAGAAAAGATGCAAGAGACCCTTTACAACAATAATGACAATGACTGTTCTCTTGCACCATAGCGTGGGTTCGGATCTCATTAACTCTCTAATCTAATAAATctattgtttgaaaaaaaaaaaaaaaaaaaagcagagagAGATTATGGTGttagaaaattaaatattaaaattttaatttctagaAAATGAATGGAAATTATGGATTCGAATCCCAATGACTCTTTAATCTAGCaaatttatcatttgacaaaacaaaaaccaaaaaaagagaaaagagagattaCGGTGttagaaaattaaatattaaaagttTAATT is from Pyrus communis chromosome 10, drPyrComm1.1, whole genome shotgun sequence and encodes:
- the LOC137747687 gene encoding uncharacterized protein → MGSDLPPMKATPIPTHDEDSPDQSEALLSFNTDSSASPIPSSSPSHKHSTTVIFISLLLTTCIALSAAAAFAFLFFSNSPKSAPVSDSSSVESKARPLRKLDHPVVLLVSSDGFRFGYQFKAPTPNIRRLIANGTEAEEGLIPVFPTLTFPNHYSIVTGLYPAYHGIVNNHFVDPHTGESFYMGSHEPKWWLGEPLWETVVNHGLKAATYFWPGAEVNKGSWTCPDKLCMQYNSSVPFEQRVDAVLNYFDLPSSEIPVFMTLYFEDPDHQGHHVGSDDPEITEAVARIDKMIGRLIEGLEKRGVFEDVTIIMVGDHGMVGTCDKKLIFLSDLAPWIEIPDDWVQSHTPLLSIRPPSGVDSANVVEKMNEGLKSGKVENGKNLRVYLKEELPSRLHYAASDRITPIVGLVGEGFKVEQKRTKRRECGGSHGYDNAVFSMRTIFVGHGPQFARGRKVPSFENVHIYNLVTTILNIQGAPNNGSLSFPNSVLLPAA